The following coding sequences lie in one Apium graveolens cultivar Ventura chromosome 1, ASM990537v1, whole genome shotgun sequence genomic window:
- the LOC141661515 gene encoding putative carboxylesterase 2 has protein sequence MDSTSEILHDFSPLIRVYKDGRVERLSGLETVPASFDPATGVQSKDVKISDTVSARLYVPKSVKPDQKLPLVVYFHGGGFVIGTASSPVYQTHLNNLVAEANIMVVSVDYRRAPEHPLPVAYEDSWTSLQWIASHSTRAGQEPWLNEHADLQSVFFAGDSAGANIAHNMAIRVGTEKPNGYNVEGIALVHSYFWGQEALSGERIEPKIRDFLDRLWFFIKPDTNGLDDPLINPASDSRLSSLGCKRVIIYVAEQDVLKHRGLYYKELLDNSGWGGRVEVVETRDENHVFHLFDPTTDKAVSLVKSVASFINNGKSI, from the coding sequence ATGGATTCTACTTCTGAGATCCTCCATGATTTCTCCCCTCTTATTCGAGTTTACAAAGATGGCAGGGTCGAACGATTGAGTGGACTTGAAACTGTCCCTGCTTCGTTCGACCCTGCCACTGGCGTCCAATCTAAGGATGTCAAAATTAGTGACACTGTTTCTGCTAGACTTTACGTCCCGAAATCCGTAAAACCTGATCAGAAACTGCCACTTGTAGTTTACTTTCATGGAGGTGGTTTCGTGATTGGAACGGCCTCCTCACCGGTTTACCAGACTCATCTTAACAATCTTGTGGCTGAAGCAAACATTATGGTAGTCTCAGTAGATTATCGTAGAGCCCCTGAACATCCCCTACCCGTCGCGTACGAGGATTCATGGACATCCTTACAATGGATTGCTTCTCATTCCACAAGAGCCGGTCAAGAGCCATGGCTAAATGAACATGCTGATCTTCAAAGTGTGTTTTTTGCTGGTGACAGTGCAGGTGCTAACATAGCACACAACATGGCTATTCGGGTTGGGACCGAAAAACCGAATGGCTATAACGTCGAAGGGATTGCACTGGTACATTCATATTTTTGGGGACAGGAAGCATTGAGTGGTGAACGTATTGAGCCTAAAATCAGGGACTTTCTGGACAGGTTATGGTTTTTCATAAAGCCGGATACTAATGGTTTGGATGACCCGTTGATCAACCCGGCTTCGGATTCAAGATTGTCGAGCCTGGGGTGCAAGAGAGTGATAATATATGTAGCTGAACAAGATGTTTTAAAACACAGGGGATTGTATTACAAAGAGCTACTGGACAATAGTGGTTGGGGAGGAAGAGTTGAAGTAGTGGAAACAAGAGATGAAAACCATGTATTTCATTTGTTTGATCCCACAACAGACAAGGCCGTGTCTTTGGTTAAGTCGGTTGCATCTTTCATAAACAATGGGAAATCAATCTGA
- the LOC141661524 gene encoding putative carboxylesterase 12: MASTEEILHDFSPFFRVLKCGRVDRLIGNVTVPASVDPATGVRSKDVIINAESGVSARLYLPKSIDTGHKLPLFVYIHGGAFVIDTAFSPLYHTFLNNLAAEANIIVVSVDYRRAPEHPLPIAYEDSWDAILWAASHSSGNGQEAWLNEYADFQSVFFSGDSAGANIAHNMAMLAGSEKVEGMHVEGIVLVHPFFWGKTPVGGEPADPESRAFCEKLWLYANPGSSGIDDPLVNPGADLKIWSLGCKRVLVFVAEKDSLRHRGIYYKELLENSGWGGKVEFVENKDEDHVFFLFNPTSNNAVSLVRSVASFINEGKTE; this comes from the coding sequence ATGGCTTCTACTGAGGAAATACTTCATGACTTCTCCCCCTTTTTCCGAGTTTTAAAATGTGGCCGGGTCGACCGATTGATAGGGAACGTTACAGTTCCTGCATCAGTCGATCCGGCCACAGGCGTGCGATCCAAGGACGTTATAATTAATGCAGAGTCTGGTGTTTCTGCTAGACTTTACTTGCCAAAATCCATTGACACTGGTCATAAACTTCCGCTTTTTGTTTATATTCACGGAGGTGCATTCGTGATTGACACAGCTTTCTCGCCACTTTATCACACTTTTCTCAACAACCTTGCAGCCGAGGCCAACATTATCGTTGTATCTGTGGATTATCGTAGAGCACCAGAACATCCATTACCAATCGCGTATGAAGATTCATGGGATGCCATACTATGGGCCGCTTCACATTCCTCAGGGAATGGTCAAGAGGCCTGGTTGAATGAGTATGCTGATTTTCAAAGTGTGTTTTTCTCGGGTGACAGCGCAGGTGCTAACATAGCACATAACATGGCCATGCTTGCAGGGTCAGAAAAGGTGGAAGGTATGCATGTTGAAGGGATTGTTCTGGTGCATCCATTTTTTTGGGGGAAGACACCAGTGGGTGGCGAGCCTGCTGACCCTGAAAGCAGAGCATTTTGCGAGAAGTTGTGGCTTTATGCCAATCCAGGTAGTAGTGGGATAGATGACCCGTTGGTGAATCCAGGCGCAGACCTGAAGATTTGGAGCCTAGGGTGCAAGCGAGTTTTAGTTTTTGTGGCTGAGAAAGATAGTTTAAGGCATAGGGGAATTTATTACAAAGAGTTGTTGGAAAACAGTGGCTGGGGAGGCAAAGTTGAATTTGTGGAAAACAAAGATGAGGATCATGTATTTTTTCTGTTTAATCCTACATCTAACAATGCTGTGTCGTTGGTTAGGTCAGTCGCCTCTTTCATAAATGAGGGAAAGACAGAGTAA
- the LOC141661532 gene encoding putative carboxylesterase 7: MESTNEILQDFFPMFRVLKAGQIERLMGNDIVPASVDLATGVRSKDVTVNASTGVSARLYVPKSVDADRKLPLLVYFHGGAFVIQTAFSPAYHTHLNNLVAEANIIVVSVDYRRAPEYPVPIAYEDSWEAVIWAASHSTRNGQEPWLNDYADFQRVFFAGDSAGSTLSHNLALRVGLEKPEGLNLEGIVLVHPYFWGKEAVGGEPVDPGSRDYINNLWVYTSPGSNGLDDPLINPGSDPRLSSLECKKVLIFVAEQDLLKHRGLYYKELLEKSGYGGEIEVVETKNENHVFHLFDSTTDNAMSLVKSFASFMNQGK; encoded by the coding sequence ATGGAGTCCACTAATGAAATACTCCAAGACTTCTTCCCTATGTTTCGAGTCCTTAAAGCTGGCCAGATCGAGCGCTTAATGGGGAACGATATCGTTCCTGCATCAGTCGATCTGGCCACAGGCGTCCGATCCAAGGACGTCACAGTAAATGCTAGTACGGGTGTTTCTGCTAGACTTTACGTCCCAAAATCCGTTGATGCTGATCGCAAACTACCACTTCTAGTTTATTTTCATGGAGGTGCTTTCGTGATACAAACTGCATTTTCGCCGGCTTATCACACTCACCTCAACAATCTTGTGGCTGAAGCAAACATTATCGTTGTTTCCGTTGATTATCGTAGAGCCCCAGAGTATCCTGTGCCTATTGCCTACGAAGATTCATGGGAAGCTGTAATATGGGCTGCGTCTCATTCCACAAGAAATGGTCAAGAGCCATGGCTGAATGACTATGCTGATTTTCAAAGGGTGTTTTTTGCAGGTGACAGTGCAGGGTCTACCCTATCACACAACTTAGCTCTCCGGGTCGGGTTGGAGAAACCGGAAGGTTTGAACCTCGAAGGGATTGTTTTGGTGCATCCATATTTCTGGGGAAAAGAAGCAGTGGGTGGTGAACCTGTTGATCCGGGAAGTAGAGACTATATCAATAATCTGTGGGTTTACACCAGCCCGGGAAGTAACGGGTTGGATGACCCGTTAATTAACCCAGGCTCGGATCCGAGGCTATCTAGCCTAGAATGCAAGAAAGTGTTAATATTTGTTGCTGAGCAAGATCTTTTAAAGCACAGGGGCTTGTATTACAAAGAATTGTTGGAGAAAAGTGGTTATGGTGGAGAAATTGAAGTCGTGGAGACAAAAAATGAAAATCATGTATTTCATTTGTTTGACTCCACAACAGACAATGCCATGTCCTTGGTTAAGTCCTTTGCATCTTTCATGAATCAGGGGAAATGA